Proteins encoded within one genomic window of Setaria italica strain Yugu1 chromosome IV, Setaria_italica_v2.0, whole genome shotgun sequence:
- the LOC101779859 gene encoding sodium/hydrogen exchanger 4, with the protein MAATAWWEALVAAATVGGTAGSSTTVVSICVFTGVLCLCLVAGHLLEENKWVNESITALIIGCLIGAIIFLLTKGKHSHIMRFDEQLFFIYVLPPIIFNAGFQVKKKQFFHNFMTIMSFGVFGVFISVAIVSAGCYWLFPKVGFGQLDASDYLALGAIFSSTDTVCTLQVINQDETPRLYSLVFGEGVVNDATAVVLFNAIKNLNISQLKGRAVLKVISDFLYLFATSTVLGISIGLSTAYVLKALYLGRHSTDREVALMALMAYLSYMMAELLELSGILTVFFCGIVMSHYAWHNVTASSRITTKHIFATSSFIAETFIFLYVGMDALDIDKWKTSKASFKTSISLFGIIILLVLLGRAAFVFPISILSNNMSGSSERVPITFKHQFVIWWAGLMRGAVSIALAYNQFTFSGVTSDPVHATIITSTIIVVFFTTLVFGFLTRPLISAMLPHHSVAPSRGHSTGSNSPKDDFTLPFFSTDEDASGSGIVLEQAKRSISMLLERPVHTVHIYWRKFDDKFMRPIFGGPQSH; encoded by the exons atggcggcgacggcgtggtggGAGGCGCTGGTTGCTGCGGCGACGGTGGGAGGGACGGCGGGCAGCAGCACAACGGTGGTGTCCATCTGCGTGTTCACGGGGGTGCTGTGCCTgtgcctcgtcgccggccacctcctcgaAGAGAACAAGTGGGTCAACGAGTCCATCACCGCCCTCATCATC GGATGCCTCATTGGAGCGATTATTTTTCTGCTCACGAAAGGGAAGCACTCGCACATCATGCGGTTCGATGAGCAGCTCTTCTTCATCTACGTGCTTCCGCCGATAATCTTCAATGCCGG GTTTCAGGTCAAGAAGAAGCAGTTCTTCCACAACTTCATGACCATCATGTCTTTCGGGGTATTCGGTGTTTTCATTTCAGTTGCAATAGTTTCCGCAG GCTGCTACTGGCTCTTCCCGAAAGTCGGATTTGGACAACTTGATGCATCAGATTATCTAG CTTTGGGAGCTATATTTTCTTCAACAGATACCGTGTGCACATTGCAG GTCATAAACCAAGATGAAACACCAAGGTTGTACAGCTTGGTGTTTGGAGAAGGAGTCGTCAATGATGCAACAGCAGTTGTTCTTTTCAATGCTATAAAGAATCTCAATATCAGTCAGCTCAAGGGCAGGGCTGTGCTAAAAGTGATATCTGATTTTCTCTATCTGTTTGCGACCAGCACTGTCCTTGGAATCTCA ATCGGTCTATCGACTGCTTATGTTCTCAAAGCTCTGTATTTGGGTAG GCATTCAACTGACCGAGAGGTAGCCCTGATGGCTCTCATGGCTTATTTATCATACATGATGGCAGAG TTGCTAGAGCTGAGTGGAATTTTGACCGTGTTCTTTTGTGGCATTGTCATGTCCCATTATGCATGGCACAATGTGACAGCAAGCTCAAGAATCACAACAAA GCATATATTTGCAACATCATCATTCATCGCAGAGACATTCATCTTTCTTTATGTTGGTATGGATGCCCTTGACATTGATAAGTGGAAGACATCGAAGGCAAG CTTTAAGACATCCATCAGTCTCTTTGGGATCATCATTCTGCTCGTGTTACTGGGACGAGCCGCATTTGTTTTCCCTATATCCATTTTGTCAAACAACATGAGTGGAAGTTCTGAGAGAGTGCCAATCACATTCAAGCACCAG TTTGTCATTTGGTGGGCTGGGCTCATGAGAGGCGCTGTTTCAATTGCACTAGCATATAATCAG TTCACGTTTTCGGGTGTAACATCAGATCCAGTTCATGCCACCATCATTACCAGCACAATTATTGTAGTATTTTTCACCACTCTG GTGTTTGGCTTCCTGACTAGGCCTCTCATAAGTGCCATGCTCCCACATCACTCTGTGGCGCCATCCAGAGGCCATAGCACAGGCAGTAACTCCCCAAAGGATGACTTCACCCTGCCATTTTTCTCAACTGATGAAGACGCATCTGGCAGCGGTATCGTCTTGGAGCAAGCCAAGAGAAGCATATCTATGCTGCTGGAGAGGCCCGTCCACACAGTTCACATCTACTGGAGGAAGTTCGATGACAAGTTCATGAGGCCAATCTTCGGTGGACCACAGTCACACTGA
- the LOC101780275 gene encoding LOW QUALITY PROTEIN: ADP,ATP carrier protein 1, mitochondrial-like (The sequence of the model RefSeq protein was modified relative to this genomic sequence to represent the inferred CDS: deleted 1 base in 1 codon) gives MPTAHATGGSAPPAVQASAPAEKSKSFVADLLLGGASSAVSKTVAAPVERVKMLLQNQEALIRAGRLWYPYGGIGDCFRRTVREEGALSLWRGNGANVARYFPTQALNFAFKDYFRGLLAFRRDTDGYWRWFAGNVASGSAVGATSLLFVYYSLDYARTRLTNDYRAAKGCGERQFAGLADVYRKTLRSDGVAGLYRGFNVSVVGIVVYRGLYFGMYDSFKPVLLTGKLQDSFLASLALGWMITNGANLASYPLDSVRRRMMMTSGEAVKYKGAIDAFAQIIKNEDPKSLFKGAGANVLRAIAGAGALAGYDHLQLLFFGKKLGSGGA, from the exons ATGCCGACGGCTCATGCCACGGGCGGCAGCGCTCCGCCGGCTGTCCAGGCCTCGGCGCCCGCGGAGAAGAGCAAGAGCTTCGTCGCGGACCTCCTCCTGGGCGGGGCGTCGTCGGCGGTGTCCAAGACGGTGGCGGCTCCGGTCGAGCGCGTCAAGATGCTTCTTCAGAACCAGGAAGCGCTCatccgcgccggccgcctctgGTACCCCTACGGAGGCATCGGCGACTGCTTCCGCCGCACCGTCCGGGAGGAGGGCGCCCTCTCGCTGTGGCGCGGCAACGGCGCCAACGTCGCCCGCTACTTCCCCACGCAGGCGCTCAACTTCGCCTTCAAGGACTACTTCCGGGGCCTGCTCGCCTTCCGCAGGGACACGGACGGCTACTGGCGGTGGTTCGCCGGGAACGTCGCCTCCGGCAGCGCCGTGGGGGCCACGTCGCTGCTCTTCGTCTAC TACTCCCTCGACTACGCCCGGACGCGCCTCACCAACGACTACCGCGCGGCGAAGGGTTGCGGCGAGAGGCAGTTCGCGGGGCTGGCCGACGTCTACCGCAAGACGCTCCGCTCCGACGGCGTCGCCGGCCTCTACCGCGGCTTCAACGTCTCGGTGGTCGGGATCGTCGTCTACCGCGGCCTCTACTTCGGCATGTACGACTCCTTCAAGCCCGTGCTGCTCACGGGGAAGCTGCAGGACAGCTTCCTCGCGAGCTTGGCGCTCGGCTGGATGATCACCAATGGCGCGAACCTGGCCTCGTACCCGCTTGATTCCGTccggaggaggatgatgatgacctCGGGGGAGGCCGTCAAGTATAAGGGCGCCATTGACGCCTTCGCTCAGATCATCAAGAACGAGGACCCCAAGTCGCTGTTCAAAGGCGCCGGCGCCAACGTCCTccgcgccatcgccggcgccggcgcgcttGCTGGCTACGATCACCTGCAGCTGCTCTTCTTTGGCAAGAAGCTCGGCTCCGGTGGCGCCTAG
- the LOC105914205 gene encoding uncharacterized protein LOC105914205 has product MAPAAAAAVHPSSWLRPWPPSRLAGLRCHHRHLLAPAATRSRRPMTLGRSPVHGPSRRPCNPPAAVAAAPAAFPSGNAAPPPPSSACASGHQILCRHVTLSHSPCAQPQLLGAADAFPKLEARCLGLPPLLRCGAPQDVGRHWRSRWVVLGVPHPSKRSEPLSPALSRR; this is encoded by the coding sequence ATGGccccagctgccgccgccgccgtccacccgTCGTCGTGGCTGCGGCCCTGGCCACCTTCCCGTCTAGCGGGGCTGCGCTGCCACCACCGTCATCTGCTCGCGCCCGCGGCCACCAGATCACGCCGCCCCATGACCCTCGGCCGCTCACCCGTGCACGgccccagccgccgcccctGCAATCCGCCCGCCGCAGTGGCCGCGGCCCCGGCCGCCTTCCCCTCCGGCAatgcagcaccgccgccgccgtcatctgCTTGTGCCAGCGGCCATCAAATTTTGTGCCGGCACGTGACCCTCAGCCACTCGCCCTGCGCACAGCCCCAGCTGCTTGGGGCTGCCGATGCCTTCCCGAAGCTCGAGGCGCGTTGCTTGGGGCTGCCCCCACTGCTTCGTTGCGGAGCACCGCAGGATGTTGGGCGCCATTGGAGGAGCCGCTGGGTGGTGCTCGGAGTCCCTCATCCGTCGAAGCGCTCAGAGCCACTATCACCCGCACTATCGCGGAGGTGA
- the LOC101780671 gene encoding carboxyl-terminal-processing peptidase 3, chloroplastic — MEMVECSLAATLAPRPLPGWVRKAPPRPAVLEAGRARLRVRSARREQPPLPEPVAVRSPSGTEHGGRALGQAAAGFAAAAVVSLTGFAGDMSPLPTPPPARAESLTVAFPVAKAREVNRVQKTLVEAWGLIRETFVDPTFNHQDWDQKLQQTMVEMFPLKSADAAYGKISGMLSTLGDPFTRIISPTEYQSFRIGSDGNVQGVGVFINREPSSGRLLVMDCIQGGPADRAGIHEGDELVEIDGKSVSGLDGEAAAQRLRGRVGTTVKVKLLDGADNDRGGRIRQKEVQLSREIINLSPLSTTIISHRSDDGHECKTGYVRLAAFSQTAAAEMENAVKRMEDEGVESYILDLRNNPGGLVKAGLDVAQIWLDGDETLVNTIDREGNVLPINMIQGHSLTHDPLVVLVNEGSASASEILAGALHDNGRAILVGHRTFGKGKIQSVTELDDGSALFITVAKYLSPALHEIDQVGIQPDIQCSPDILSLPRAPQLRENSEATSLEMDSCIMVAEQALGIEQTKGSAS, encoded by the exons ATGGAAATGGTGGAGTGCTCCCTCGCCGCCACTCTAGCCCCGCGCCCGCTGCCCGGCTGGGTCCGGAaggccccgccgcggccggccgttCTTGAGGCGGGGAGAGCGAGGCTCCGGGTGCGGTCGGCGAGGCGGGAGCAGCCTCCGCTGCCGGAGCCGGTGGCGGTCCGGAGCCCCTCTGGGACGGAGCACGGCGGTCGGGCGctggggcaggcggcggcggggtttgccgccgcggccgtggtgTCGCTGACCGGGTTCGCCGGTGACATGTCCCCGCTGCCGACGCCCCCACCGGCCCGGGCCGAGTCGCTCACCGTCGCGTTCCCCGTCGCGAAGGCGCGCGAG GTGAATCGGGTGCAGAAGACGCTGGTGGAGGCGTGGGGGCTGATCCGTGAGACCTTCGTTGATCCCACCTTCAACCATCAAG ATTGGGATCAGAAACTGCAGCAAACAATGGTAGAGATGTTTCCACTGAAATCAGCTGACGCGGCCTATGGTAAGATTAGTGGAATGCTTTCCACGCTCGGCGACCCATTTACAAGGATCATCAGCCCAACG GAGTATCAGAGTTTCAGGATAGGAAGCGATGGGAATGTGCAAGGGGTTGGGGTATTCATAAACAGGGAGCCAAGCTCTGGACGCTTG CTTGTTATGGACTGCATTCAGGGAGGCCCAGCCGATCGAGCAGGCATACATGAAGGCGATGAGCTAGTTGAGATAGACG GGAAAAGTGTTTCTGGGTTGGATGGAGAGGCTGCAGCTCAGAGGCTTAGAGGCCGTGTAGGAACAACAGTGAAAGTGAAACTATTAGAT GGAGCTGACAATGACAGGGGTGGCAGGATTAGGCAAAAAGAG GTCCAGCTATCTCGTGAAATTATCAATCTTTCTCCTCTATCAACTACAATTATCTCTCATAGGTCGGACGATGGCCATGAGTGCAAGACTGGGTATGTTAGACTAGCTGCCTTTTCTCAG ACTGCTGCAGCTGAAATGGAAAATGCCGTAAAAAGGATGGAGGATGAGGGTGTCGAGTCATATATTCTAGATCTGCGGAATAATCCA GGTGGATTGGTCAAAGCTGGTCTCGATGTGGCTCAAATTTGGTTGGATGGAGATGAAACTCTTGTCAACACTATTGATCGTGAGGGGAATGTGCTACCGATAAATATGATCCAAGGGCATTCATTAACACATGACCCTCTTGTAGTGCTT GTCAATGAAGGAAGTGCAAGTGCAAGCGAAATCTTGGCAGGGGCTTTACATGACAATGGGCGAGCTATTCTAGTCGGCCACAGAACCTTTGGTAAAGGAAAAATTCAG AGTGTCACTGAGTTGGATGATGGCTCTGCTCTGTTTATCACGGTCGCGAAGTATCTCTCTCCAGCACTGCATGAAATCGATCAAGTAGGGATCCAGCCTGACATACAATGCAGCCCTGATATCCTATCTCTGCCGAGAGCGCCTCAACTAAGAGAAAACAGCGAGGCCACAAGTTTGGAGATGGATTCATGTATCATGGTGGCAGAGCAAGCGTTGGGAATAGAGCAAACAAAGGGTTCTGCTTCTTAG